From the Entelurus aequoreus isolate RoL-2023_Sb linkage group LG13, RoL_Eaeq_v1.1, whole genome shotgun sequence genome, the window tattttctttgtgctcgacaaaagaaaagtattgagaatgtctccatgttaagaaactcgacttttgACTTCACAATGATGTCTCGTTAGTTGTGATgattagcgtgtgtgtgtgtgtgtgtgtgtgtgtgtgtgtgtgtggccctttaagatatgacagcatgtgaggtgagtgacatcagtgagtgagtgggcaagagaggtgagggaacggcgacagtgagtgcgtgcaggtgctccagcttggtggatggctgcgtccaataaagtcacaaagttgcaacaaaccgccggcctcgtcattcaccctcaagctgtaaagacccacttccgggtaaagtgacggttgttagccccgaagtacgtaGGCCCTGGAGGAATGTCTCCTCTGCGCCCATTAACTAcggttttattattgtcaactagcataagaaattaaagatagatatttattaagatgacaaagaaataaaagaaatgaagatataaaacataatataacgggaaaaaaaagagaaattgaaaaaataaatgaatataacaaataaaagaaatgccttttattgttgtcaactagcataagaaatgaaagatagatatttattaagatgacaaagaaataaaagaaatgaagacataaaacataatataacgaaaaaaagagaaattgaaaaaataaatgaatataaaaaataaaagaaatgccttttattgttgtcaactagcataagaaatgaaagataaatatttattaagatgacaaagaaataaaagaaatgaagataaaaaacataatataacgaaaaaaaagagaaattgaaaaaataaatgaatataaaaaataaaataaatgcctttttttgttgtcaactagcataagaaatgaaagatagatatttattaagatgacaaagaaataaaagaaatgaagacataaaacataatataacgaaaaaaaaaagagaaattgaaaaaataaatgaatataaaaaataaaagaaatgccttttattgttgtcaactagcataagaaatgaaagatagatatttattaagatgacaaagaaataaaagaaatgaagatataaaaaataataaataataaacataatataacggaaaaaaaagagattgaaaaaataaatgaatataaaaaataaaagaaatgccttttattgttgtcaactagcataagaaatgaaagatatatatgtattaagatggcaaataaataaaagaaatgaagagataaaacataatataacgaaaaaaaagagaaattgaaaaaataaatgaatataaaaaataaaagaaatgcctttttttgttgtcagctagcataagaaatgaaagatagatatttattaagttgacaaagaaataaaagaaatgaagacatagaacataatataacgaaaaaaaaagagaaattgaaaaaataaatgaatataaaaaataaaagaaatgccttttattgttgtcaactagcataagaaatgaaagatagatatttattaagatgacaaagaaataaaagaaatgaagatataaaacataataaataataaacataatataacggaaaaaaaagagaaattgaaaaaataaatgaatataaaaaatgtgtggaaaacagtatactgagtttttcacatttttttcttatttttgttgtaacaatgcacaacagagcatgataatcgtgtcagagcctgatttaaagcgtcatgatcgcatcaaagcataataaagttcaataaagcgtaataaaacgtatcaaagcgtgatttaaagcgtgatttaaagcgtgatttaaagcgtgatttaaagcgtatcaaagcgggatcaaatcgtgaggaacggtaacaaagcggcaactaattcgtatcagagcgtatcacaGCGTATCAgcgcgtatcaaagcataacattacttcggggatcgggatattcgtggaaaaattgacaaaaatggtgtgaaccaggcattaggaacattttttgttgtttaaatgtgctatataaataaagtggattagaTTGAACTGAACAATGTCATTTCTGTTTTAATTCACAGCAGGTTCCTGTCCAACAGTCCAAAGATGATGTCCGTGCTGTGGTATTTTGCATGGCTGCTGGTGTTTTGCACCAAAAACCCAGCTTGGGCTTTTGACATCATCTCCACCAAGTCTGACTATCACGCAGTCGAAGGATCAAACGTCACACTTTCCTGCAAATTCACACATGACGTCGATGACATCTCAAACAGAATTATAATTAGGTGGTATTTCAAGTCTCCAGAAGAAAAGAAGACAGAGATTTTAAAGTATCACGGAGGCCAACTTGATATTGACCCAAACTACAGCAGGGTTCACTTCACCACTCCTGAACCCGGCCATGGAAATGCTTCCATAGAGATTAGTGACCTGCGTATGTCGGACGAGGGGATCTACCAGTGCAGCCTG encodes:
- the LOC133663927 gene encoding coxsackievirus and adenovirus receptor homolog, with the protein product MMSVLWYFAWLLVFCTKNPAWAFDIISTKSDYHAVEGSNVTLSCKFTHDVDDISNRIIIRWYFKSPEEKKTEILKYHGGQLDIDPNYSRVHFTTPEPGHGNASIEISDLRMSDEGIYQCSLKCQLKVGSRITKTMIRYTNLKVTEKPSAPVCAVGGDDPLWGNDVTPQCQSSQGTPPPPAELQLERDE